The Sphingomonas sinipercae genome contains a region encoding:
- the ccmD gene encoding heme exporter protein CcmD, whose product MNHWAFVTAAYAVALLATGGLLLWAFTAMRRAERQAEQSRADR is encoded by the coding sequence ATGAACCATTGGGCCTTCGTGACCGCGGCCTATGCGGTGGCCCTGCTGGCAACCGGCGGCCTGTTGCTCTGGGCCTTTACGGCGATGCGGCGGGCGGAGCGCCAGGCTGAGCAATCGCGGGCCGACCGATGA
- a CDS encoding potassium transporter Kup, translating into MSVTETGTAVVDGEHTADPHGAHGHAHGGPLYKMAIGAIGIVYGDIGTSPIYAFRETFAGHHELAPDQLHIFGVMSLIFWSMLIIVAIKYLTVIMRADNKGEGGSLALLALINRSLSGRVSWTGGIVLLGVFATALFYGDSMITPAISVLSAVEGLTTVQASFEPFVIPVAIGILVGLFSIQSRGTAKVGLLFGPIMIVYFLTLAVLGSMHILDHPAVILNTFNPWNALNFYIQEPVRAFIAMGSVVLAVTGAEALYSDMGHFGRRPIRVSWIYFVMPALLLNYMGQAAMLLSQTPAEAVETVKNPFFYMAPDMLRLPLVLLATLATIIASQAVISGAFSVTQQAIQLGFVPRLRIEHTSERAAGQIYIPVVNWALLVMVILLVLTFRTSSNLAAAYGIAVTGAMLIDGVLISVVLLLMWKWNRVLVISMLVVFFGIDLLYFGANLLKVPDGGWFPLLIGAIAFTLLTTWAKGRQLMIARMNEASLPMEIFIKSAAPSAARVPGTAVFMTSSPNGVPHALLHNLKHNKVLHERVFLVTVRIEDVPYVPQEKRSSMEEYGSGFYRIILRYGFMEEVDVPAALAKVKGCGPTCKTMETSYFLARQTLLASARPGMAIWREKLFAWMLRNAEGAMEFFKLPTNRVVELGSQVEI; encoded by the coding sequence ATGAGCGTCACCGAGACCGGTACTGCCGTCGTCGACGGCGAACACACCGCGGATCCCCATGGGGCGCATGGCCACGCGCACGGCGGCCCTCTCTACAAAATGGCGATCGGAGCGATCGGCATCGTTTACGGCGATATCGGCACCAGCCCGATTTACGCGTTCCGCGAGACCTTTGCCGGTCACCACGAGCTGGCGCCGGACCAGCTCCATATTTTCGGCGTGATGAGCCTGATCTTCTGGTCGATGCTGATCATCGTCGCGATCAAGTACCTCACAGTGATCATGCGCGCCGACAACAAGGGCGAGGGCGGCAGCCTTGCGTTGCTTGCGCTCATCAACCGCTCGCTCAGCGGGCGAGTCAGCTGGACTGGCGGAATCGTCTTGCTTGGCGTGTTCGCGACGGCGCTGTTCTACGGCGATTCGATGATCACGCCGGCGATCTCCGTGCTTTCGGCGGTCGAGGGATTGACCACCGTCCAGGCGAGTTTCGAGCCGTTCGTCATCCCCGTCGCGATCGGCATCCTGGTCGGCCTGTTTTCGATTCAGTCACGCGGGACCGCGAAGGTCGGACTGCTCTTTGGGCCGATCATGATCGTCTATTTTCTGACGCTTGCCGTGCTCGGCTCGATGCACATCCTCGATCACCCGGCGGTCATCCTCAACACATTCAATCCGTGGAACGCGCTCAACTTCTACATTCAGGAGCCGGTACGCGCGTTTATCGCCATGGGTTCGGTCGTCCTGGCGGTCACTGGGGCGGAGGCACTGTATTCCGACATGGGCCATTTCGGCCGCCGGCCCATTCGGGTGTCGTGGATCTACTTCGTCATGCCGGCACTGCTGCTCAACTACATGGGTCAGGCTGCGATGTTGCTTAGCCAGACGCCGGCCGAAGCGGTCGAGACGGTCAAGAACCCGTTCTTCTACATGGCCCCGGACATGCTTCGGCTGCCGCTGGTTTTGCTGGCGACACTGGCGACCATCATCGCCAGCCAGGCCGTGATCTCCGGCGCATTTTCGGTCACGCAGCAGGCGATCCAGCTCGGCTTCGTACCGCGCTTGCGGATCGAACACACCAGCGAGCGCGCCGCCGGGCAAATCTACATCCCGGTCGTCAATTGGGCGCTGCTGGTGATGGTGATCCTATTGGTGCTCACCTTCCGCACCTCATCCAATCTTGCCGCCGCCTATGGGATCGCGGTGACCGGTGCGATGCTGATCGACGGAGTCCTCATCAGCGTCGTCCTGCTGCTGATGTGGAAGTGGAACCGGGTCCTGGTGATTTCGATGCTTGTCGTCTTCTTCGGCATCGACCTGCTCTATTTCGGCGCGAACCTGCTCAAGGTGCCCGACGGCGGGTGGTTCCCGCTGCTCATCGGCGCGATCGCATTCACGCTGCTGACAACCTGGGCCAAGGGCCGGCAGTTGATGATCGCCCGGATGAACGAGGCCAGCCTGCCGATGGAAATCTTCATCAAGTCGGCGGCCCCGAGCGCTGCGCGGGTCCCTGGAACGGCGGTCTTCATGACCAGCTCGCCCAACGGCGTGCCGCATGCCCTGCTTCACAACCTCAAGCACAACAAGGTGCTTCATGAGCGCGTATTCCTGGTCACGGTCCGGATCGAGGACGTGCCTTACGTGCCGCAGGAAAAGCGCTCTTCGATGGAGGAATATGGCAGCGGCTTCTATCGCATCATCCTGCGTTACGGCTTCATGGAAGAGGTCGATGTCCCGGCGGCACTGGCAAAGGTGAAAGGCTGCGGACCGACCTGCAAGACGATGGAAACGAGCTACTTCCTGGCGCGCCAGACGCTGCTGGCCTCGGCGCGCCCGGGGATGGCGATCTGGCGCGAAAAGCTGTTCGCCTGGATGCTTCGCAATGCGGAAGGCGCGATGGAGTTCTTCAAGCTGCCGACCAATCGCGTCGTCGAACTGGGAAGCCAGGTCGAAATCTAG
- a CDS encoding tetratricopeptide repeat protein, giving the protein MGCLILLVFAALSALAMRALGLRGPMLKLAGATLLFGCAGYALQGNPGLAGSPRGAKEQRPPVPVTNLRHAFYGNFAANEHWLIISESLARRGNSADAVGVLKAAVKEHPGDPQLWVGLGNALVDHAEVLTPAAEFAYRRAGELSPGYPAPPFFMGVAMLRSGRPEAALAIWQSVLASAPAEASWRPVVEDAVAALQPPASQPSA; this is encoded by the coding sequence ATGGGCTGCCTGATCCTGCTGGTCTTCGCCGCTTTGTCAGCGTTAGCGATGCGCGCACTCGGGCTGCGCGGTCCGATGCTCAAGCTTGCCGGGGCGACATTGCTGTTCGGATGCGCCGGCTACGCGCTCCAGGGCAATCCCGGCCTCGCCGGTTCGCCGCGTGGCGCCAAGGAGCAAAGGCCGCCGGTCCCGGTGACCAACCTGCGCCATGCTTTTTACGGCAACTTCGCTGCCAACGAGCATTGGCTGATCATATCCGAATCGTTGGCGCGACGCGGGAATAGCGCCGATGCCGTCGGCGTGTTGAAAGCGGCCGTAAAGGAACATCCGGGCGACCCGCAACTGTGGGTGGGGCTGGGCAATGCGCTCGTCGACCATGCCGAAGTGCTGACGCCGGCAGCGGAGTTCGCCTACCGCCGCGCCGGTGAGCTGTCGCCTGGATATCCGGCGCCGCCCTTCTTCATGGGCGTGGCGATGCTGCGGTCAGGCCGTCCGGAAGCGGCCCTGGCAATCTGGCAAAGCGTCCTTGCCAGCGCCCCGGCGGAGGCGAGCTGGCGGCCCGTGGTCGAAGATGCGGTCGCTGCCCTGCAGCCACCGGCATCCCAACCTTCCGCTTAG
- a CDS encoding Glu/Leu/Phe/Val family dehydrogenase — protein METPWGFPDYDAHEGLHFIDEPTSGLKAIIAVHSTHLGPAAGGARFWHYADSAEALKDALRLSRGMSYKNAMAGLPLGGGKSVLLAPEDRTKSPGYLAAFGKAVDQLSGRYVTAEDVGMSVTDMIEVRRQTRFVAGLPPEEAQGVGGDPGPHTSLGVFLGLKAAVKQALGKDSVEGLHIALQGAGSVASGVALHACSEGARLSIADVDQAKAQALAKKVDGKVVSTDEILFLEADVISPNALGGILTEESIARLNAPVVAGGANNQLATPQDGERLQQRGILYAPDYVINAGGIINVCTEYLGDGDAHLVRERIEGIPTRLEQIWSESASSGRNPAAVADAMAQRLIGRA, from the coding sequence ATGGAAACGCCCTGGGGCTTCCCCGATTACGACGCGCACGAAGGCCTTCATTTCATCGATGAGCCGACCAGCGGGCTGAAGGCGATCATTGCCGTTCACTCGACGCACCTTGGCCCGGCGGCCGGCGGCGCTCGCTTCTGGCATTATGCAGATTCGGCCGAGGCGCTGAAGGATGCCCTGCGGCTGTCGCGCGGCATGAGCTACAAGAATGCCATGGCGGGGCTTCCGCTGGGCGGGGGCAAGTCGGTGCTGTTGGCGCCCGAGGACCGGACCAAGAGCCCGGGTTATCTCGCCGCGTTCGGCAAGGCCGTCGACCAGTTGAGCGGGCGCTACGTCACGGCTGAAGACGTCGGCATGAGCGTCACCGACATGATCGAAGTGCGCCGCCAGACCAGGTTCGTCGCCGGCCTTCCACCCGAGGAGGCGCAAGGCGTTGGCGGCGACCCGGGGCCGCACACTTCGCTTGGCGTCTTCCTGGGCCTGAAGGCGGCGGTGAAGCAGGCGCTGGGCAAGGATAGCGTCGAGGGCCTGCATATCGCCCTGCAAGGCGCTGGCAGCGTCGCGAGCGGTGTCGCGCTGCACGCATGTTCGGAAGGCGCGCGGCTGTCGATTGCGGACGTCGATCAGGCGAAGGCGCAGGCGCTTGCGAAGAAGGTGGACGGCAAGGTTGTCTCCACCGACGAGATCCTGTTCCTCGAGGCCGACGTTATCAGCCCCAATGCGCTGGGCGGGATCCTCACCGAGGAGAGCATTGCTCGTCTCAACGCGCCAGTCGTTGCCGGCGGCGCCAATAACCAGCTTGCGACGCCGCAGGACGGCGAGCGGCTGCAGCAGCGGGGCATCCTTTACGCACCTGACTATGTCATCAATGCCGGCGGCATCATCAACGTCTGCACCGAATATCTGGGTGACGGGGACGCGCACTTGGTCCGGGAGCGGATCGAAGGCATTCCGACGCGCCTTGAGCAAATCTGGTCCGAGAGCGCGAGCAGCGGTCGCAACCCGGCGGCAGTCGCCGACGCGATGGCGCAGCGATTGATCGGAAGGGCATAG
- a CDS encoding heme lyase CcmF/NrfE family subunit, which produces MIAEAGLAALWLAAALSLLQTLLGLGPAALRSEPGAIRAVAVTQGALTSLAMILLIVLFARTDLSVELVAENSHTAKLMLYKLAGSWGNHEGSMLLWVTVLGVSGAILALFSHRLEERTFTAALGAQGALALGFFGFLLFASNPFARLSPAAVEGRGLNPLLQDPGLAFHPPTLYFGYVGLSVAFSLAVGALLTGRVDRDLAKAMRPWVLGAWIFLTLGITAGSYWAYYELGWGGWWFWDPVENASLMPWLAATALLHSINVLASRDSLRAWTIMLAVVAFSMSMVGTFLVRSGVLTSVHAFAVDPGRGAFLLVLLAVYVGAALALFAVKSSALSEGPRFQLLSREAGLVGNNLLLTVILGVVFIGTLYPLFVEAISGEKLSVGPPYFNAVAGPIALLLALLAGVGPLLSWRSDSGERLRRLAIPGLVGLTVFAAVVFVFDGGLLAKLSLGVAAALLTASILPLFGRRLRRTPLPVWGMVVAHAGVAVAIAGMAGSALLTREVLVAAKVGDTVPVGPWLVRFESVTPTAGPNWTALEAELRVSRGGGVSVLKPQARFYSSPPTGTTESAIKTVPSGQLYTVLGQATEDGRWQLRLWWKPLVTLIWLGGILIALGGGLSLIGRALRGRRKENAR; this is translated from the coding sequence GTGATCGCAGAAGCCGGCCTTGCGGCGCTTTGGCTGGCGGCGGCGCTGTCATTATTGCAGACTTTGCTGGGGTTGGGCCCGGCAGCGTTACGGAGCGAGCCCGGCGCTATTCGCGCGGTTGCTGTTACGCAGGGCGCGCTGACATCGCTGGCGATGATCCTGCTGATCGTGCTGTTCGCGAGGACCGATCTGTCGGTCGAGCTGGTGGCGGAGAACAGCCACACCGCCAAGCTGATGCTTTATAAGCTGGCCGGCAGCTGGGGAAACCACGAAGGATCGATGCTGCTGTGGGTAACGGTGCTGGGCGTGTCCGGTGCGATCCTGGCGCTGTTCTCGCACCGGCTTGAGGAACGGACCTTCACCGCGGCCCTGGGCGCCCAAGGAGCGCTAGCCCTGGGCTTCTTCGGGTTCCTGTTGTTCGCGTCTAATCCCTTTGCTCGGCTAAGCCCAGCGGCCGTGGAGGGCAGGGGGCTCAATCCCCTGCTGCAGGACCCCGGCTTGGCCTTCCATCCGCCGACGCTCTACTTCGGCTACGTCGGCCTGTCGGTGGCGTTCAGTCTGGCCGTCGGAGCGCTGCTGACCGGTCGGGTAGACCGCGACCTCGCCAAGGCGATGCGGCCCTGGGTGCTTGGCGCGTGGATTTTTTTGACGCTCGGCATCACGGCAGGGAGCTACTGGGCCTATTACGAGCTGGGCTGGGGCGGTTGGTGGTTCTGGGACCCGGTTGAGAACGCGTCGCTGATGCCGTGGCTGGCGGCGACGGCGTTGCTCCATTCGATCAACGTGCTGGCGTCGCGGGATTCACTCCGGGCGTGGACCATCATGCTGGCGGTGGTCGCCTTTTCAATGTCCATGGTCGGCACGTTCCTGGTGCGCTCCGGCGTGCTGACTTCAGTCCATGCCTTTGCCGTCGATCCAGGCCGCGGCGCCTTCCTGCTCGTACTTCTGGCGGTGTACGTCGGTGCGGCGCTCGCCCTGTTCGCGGTGAAATCCAGCGCCTTGTCCGAAGGGCCACGGTTCCAGCTGCTGAGCCGCGAGGCGGGGCTGGTCGGCAACAACCTGTTGCTGACCGTCATCCTCGGGGTGGTGTTCATCGGCACGCTCTATCCGCTGTTCGTCGAAGCCATCAGCGGTGAAAAGCTCTCAGTCGGGCCGCCATATTTTAATGCAGTCGCCGGCCCGATCGCACTGCTGCTGGCGCTTCTCGCCGGGGTTGGACCGCTGCTTAGCTGGCGGTCGGATAGCGGTGAGAGACTCCGACGGCTCGCAATACCGGGGCTCGTCGGGCTGACGGTGTTTGCGGCGGTCGTGTTCGTGTTCGACGGCGGGCTGCTGGCCAAGCTTTCGCTCGGTGTCGCGGCGGCCCTGCTGACCGCAAGCATCCTGCCGCTGTTCGGTCGCAGGCTGCGGCGGACGCCGCTGCCTGTCTGGGGCATGGTCGTCGCGCACGCAGGAGTGGCCGTGGCGATCGCCGGCATGGCCGGAAGCGCCCTGCTGACGAGGGAGGTGCTGGTCGCCGCGAAGGTTGGCGACACGGTTCCGGTCGGGCCGTGGCTAGTGCGCTTCGAATCCGTGACCCCAACCGCTGGCCCCAATTGGACCGCGCTCGAAGCGGAGCTTCGCGTGTCGCGGGGTGGCGGCGTGTCCGTGCTCAAGCCGCAGGCGCGTTTCTATTCCAGCCCACCGACGGGGACGACCGAGTCCGCGATCAAGACCGTGCCCTCGGGCCAGCTTTACACGGTGTTGGGCCAGGCGACCGAGGATGGACGCTGGCAGCTTCGCTTGTGGTGGAAGCCTCTGGTGACCCTGATCTGGCTGGGCGGCATCCTGATTGCGCTCGGCGGCGGCCTGTCCCTGATCGGGCGGGCGCTGCGTGGCCGGCGCAAGGAGAACGCACGGTGA
- the ccmE gene encoding cytochrome c maturation protein CcmE, producing MIAKPKHQRLILIFVAVIAIGAAVLLAMWGLKDRAAYFFTPTDIAAGKATTGQAARLGGMVQAGSVKRDADGVTIRFVVFDEAARVPVVYRGILPDLFREGSGAVAEGFVDQRGTFVADNILAKHDERYMPPELGNQQAEHKAAKTVEQ from the coding sequence ATGATCGCCAAGCCCAAGCACCAGCGGCTCATCCTGATTTTCGTCGCCGTCATCGCGATCGGCGCGGCGGTATTGCTTGCAATGTGGGGCCTCAAGGATCGCGCGGCTTACTTCTTCACGCCGACGGACATCGCCGCAGGCAAGGCGACCACGGGCCAGGCAGCGCGATTGGGCGGCATGGTCCAGGCAGGTTCGGTGAAGCGCGATGCCGATGGCGTCACCATCCGCTTCGTCGTGTTCGACGAGGCTGCGCGGGTGCCGGTCGTATATCGGGGCATCTTGCCCGACCTGTTCCGAGAGGGGAGCGGTGCCGTCGCGGAGGGCTTTGTCGACCAGCGCGGGACCTTCGTCGCGGACAACATCCTGGCCAAGCATGACGAGCGCTACATGCCGCCGGAGCTTGGCAACCAGCAGGCCGAGCACAAAGCGGCGAAGACGGTCGAGCAGTGA
- the ccmC gene encoding heme ABC transporter permease CcmC has protein sequence MHALANPARFLRIAKPATSWLLGVGLVLTAMALVGGLTLSPPDYLQGETVRIMYVHVPSAWLGMAGWGGIAAASVSQLVWRHPLAAVAGRALAPCGAVFAAVCLLTGSIWGRPTWGTWWEWDGRLTSMLILFFLYLGYIALAASERERGTEGRMAALFGLVGAINLPIIHYSVLWWRTLHQVQSITLGGSSIHPDLAWPLRLSVLGFTCLFAAATLMLMRAELARLKVEARLRRSATQ, from the coding sequence GTGCACGCGCTTGCCAACCCGGCGCGTTTCCTACGCATCGCGAAGCCGGCGACCAGTTGGTTGCTGGGTGTCGGCCTCGTGTTGACGGCGATGGCCCTGGTTGGCGGATTGACCCTATCGCCCCCTGACTACCTTCAAGGTGAAACGGTCCGCATCATGTACGTTCACGTGCCTTCGGCATGGTTGGGCATGGCGGGCTGGGGCGGCATTGCGGCGGCTTCGGTTTCCCAACTCGTGTGGCGCCACCCGCTGGCAGCGGTCGCTGGGCGGGCGCTCGCGCCGTGCGGCGCCGTCTTCGCTGCGGTCTGCCTGCTGACCGGGTCGATCTGGGGACGGCCGACCTGGGGCACTTGGTGGGAATGGGACGGGCGCCTGACGTCAATGCTCATCTTGTTCTTCCTTTACCTCGGGTACATCGCGCTCGCCGCGTCGGAACGCGAGCGCGGCACCGAAGGGCGCATGGCCGCGCTGTTCGGCCTGGTGGGCGCGATCAACTTGCCGATCATCCATTATTCGGTGCTGTGGTGGCGCACGCTCCACCAGGTGCAAAGCATCACTCTTGGCGGTTCGAGCATTCATCCTGACTTGGCCTGGCCGCTGCGGCTGTCGGTGCTTGGCTTCACCTGCCTGTTCGCGGCGGCGACGTTGATGTTGATGCGTGCCGAGCTTGCTCGGCTGAAGGTCGAGGCGCGCTTGCGGCGGAGCGCGACGCAATGA
- the ald gene encoding alanine dehydrogenase translates to MRIGVPKEIKNNEFRVGLTPASVAELVAAGHELFVETHAGSGIDCPDAAFKKAGATILPTAQDVFKSSDMIVKVKEPQQREIALLEPRHILFTYLHLAADKPQAEGLMKSGATCIAYETVTSRTGALPLLKPMSEVAGRMSVQVGAHYLEKEQGGRGVLLGGVPGVAPAKVAILGGGVSGVNAAQMAVGMRADVTIYDINHERLAELDMFFSSQIKTAYASKSAIAKAVEEAELVIGAVLVPGAAAPKLVTREMLKTMKRGSVLVDIAIDQGGCFETSHATTHADPVFEIDGIIHYCVANMPGAVARTSAFALNNATLPFALRIANLGAEAAMKADPHLANGLNVSNGKIRHQAVAEALDLPFEPLAA, encoded by the coding sequence ATGCGGATCGGGGTGCCGAAAGAGATCAAGAACAACGAGTTTCGGGTTGGCCTGACTCCAGCGTCCGTGGCCGAACTCGTTGCCGCAGGTCATGAGCTGTTCGTCGAGACGCACGCCGGGAGCGGCATCGATTGCCCCGACGCAGCCTTCAAGAAAGCCGGCGCGACGATCCTTCCAACAGCGCAGGATGTGTTCAAATCCAGTGACATGATCGTCAAGGTTAAGGAGCCGCAGCAACGAGAAATCGCGCTTCTGGAGCCCCGGCACATCCTATTCACTTACCTTCACCTGGCCGCGGACAAGCCGCAGGCGGAAGGGCTGATGAAGTCCGGTGCGACCTGCATTGCCTATGAGACGGTGACATCGCGCACCGGCGCCCTGCCCTTGCTCAAGCCGATGAGCGAAGTCGCCGGCCGGATGTCGGTGCAGGTTGGCGCCCACTACCTTGAGAAGGAACAGGGCGGCCGCGGCGTGCTGCTAGGCGGCGTTCCCGGTGTCGCTCCGGCGAAGGTCGCGATCCTCGGCGGCGGCGTTTCCGGCGTGAATGCGGCGCAGATGGCGGTCGGAATGCGGGCGGACGTCACGATCTATGACATCAACCACGAACGGCTGGCCGAGCTCGACATGTTCTTTTCGAGCCAGATCAAGACCGCCTACGCATCCAAGTCGGCGATCGCGAAGGCCGTGGAAGAAGCGGAGCTAGTGATTGGCGCGGTGCTGGTCCCGGGCGCTGCCGCCCCGAAGCTGGTGACCCGCGAGATGCTCAAGACAATGAAGCGCGGCAGCGTCTTGGTCGACATCGCCATCGATCAGGGCGGGTGCTTTGAGACGTCGCACGCGACGACCCACGCCGATCCGGTTTTCGAGATCGACGGGATCATCCATTATTGCGTGGCCAACATGCCGGGCGCGGTCGCCCGGACGAGCGCCTTCGCGCTGAACAATGCCACGCTGCCCTTTGCGCTGCGCATCGCGAACCTGGGCGCGGAAGCGGCGATGAAGGCCGATCCGCATCTCGCCAACGGGCTCAATGTGTCGAATGGCAAGATCCGGCACCAGGCGGTGGCGGAAGCGCTCGACCTGCCGTTCGAGCCGCTCGCGGCGTAG
- a CDS encoding cytochrome c-type biogenesis protein, whose product MKVLILLSLAVATPALADSNLPPAHWANRQLPDASQEAKAQALMAEIRCLVCQGQAIVDSDAELAGDMRDLIRRRIAAGERPSAIRAWLVERYGNWVSYRPPTEPVGWPLWIAPILLIAVGGWIAGSRLKRRGGG is encoded by the coding sequence GTGAAAGTGCTGATCCTTCTATCGCTGGCGGTTGCAACGCCCGCGTTGGCCGATTCCAACCTGCCCCCGGCTCATTGGGCTAACCGACAGCTTCCCGACGCGAGCCAGGAGGCAAAAGCCCAAGCGTTGATGGCGGAAATCCGCTGCCTGGTTTGCCAGGGGCAGGCGATCGTCGATTCCGACGCCGAGCTTGCCGGCGACATGCGCGACCTCATTCGGCGGCGCATCGCCGCGGGCGAGAGGCCATCGGCAATCCGCGCGTGGCTGGTCGAGCGATATGGCAATTGGGTGAGCTATCGCCCGCCGACGGAACCGGTCGGTTGGCCATTATGGATCGCGCCGATTCTGCTGATCGCAGTCGGCGGCTGGATCGCCGGTTCGCGCCTCAAAAGGCGGGGAGGCGGTTAA
- a CDS encoding DsbE family thiol:disulfide interchange protein: MRRWLGFVPLLVLGLIVAGLLWRLANPGDTDIRSRMVGRPVPQLALAPVAGHPAITAASLADGQPRLLNLFASWCVPCIAEAPVLMELKRQGVRIDGIAIRDTERDLGNFLERHGNPFERIGSDPESKAQVALGSAGVPESFVIDGRGVIRMQHIGPIEPSDVPKIVQALEQAR; the protein is encoded by the coding sequence GTGAGGCGCTGGCTGGGGTTCGTGCCGTTGCTCGTGCTCGGGCTGATCGTGGCCGGGCTGCTGTGGCGGCTCGCCAATCCGGGCGACACGGATATTCGGTCCCGGATGGTCGGGCGGCCCGTGCCGCAACTCGCGCTGGCACCCGTCGCCGGTCATCCGGCGATTACTGCGGCGAGCTTGGCCGATGGCCAGCCACGGCTACTCAATTTGTTCGCGAGTTGGTGCGTACCGTGCATTGCCGAAGCGCCGGTGCTGATGGAGCTCAAGCGGCAAGGTGTTCGGATCGATGGCATCGCCATTCGCGACACCGAACGCGATCTGGGCAATTTTCTGGAGCGGCACGGCAACCCGTTCGAACGGATCGGCTCGGACCCGGAAAGCAAGGCGCAGGTCGCGCTTGGCTCGGCCGGTGTCCCGGAAAGCTTCGTGATCGATGGTCGCGGCGTCATTCGGATGCAGCACATCGGCCCGATCGAGCCGAGCGACGTCCCGAAGATCGTGCAGGCACTGGAGCAGGCGCGGTGA